GGACCTGCGCTCGGAGGGGGGTGCAGGTCCTTCTTCTTGTTCCGTACGGCTCTGCGGTCTTTTCCGGCGCTACGACTTCTTCGGGACCGCCGGTATCCCCAGGAACGGCAGCTTCAGCGCGCCGAAGGCCTCCGCCGGGACCGCCGGGGACTTGGGCTCGACGGGGTTGAGGCGCTCGTACGCCTCGCCCTGGGCCGGACGCGGGTCCTGCTCGCCCTTGTTGGGCCAGAACGACATCGCGCGCTCTGCCTGCGCGGTGATGGTCAGCGAGGGGTTCACGCCGAGGTTCGCGGAGACCGCGGCGCCGTCCACGACCGAGATCCCGGGGTGGCCGTAGAGCCGGTGGTACGGGTCGATGACGCCGGTCTCGCGGGAGGAGCCGATGGCGCAGCCGCCGAGGAAGTGGGCGGTGAGGGGGGTGCCCATGAGCTCGCCGACGTTGGAGCCGGCGAAGCCGTTGATGTCGGCGGCGACGGCGGACGCGGCCTCCGAAGCGGCCTTGATCTGCTTGGGGTTGGGGGCGCCGTGGCCCTGGCGGGCGGTGAGCAGGCCCTTGCCTACGCCGTCCGGCTTCAGGTACGTCGTCAGGGAGTTGTCCAGCGACTGCATGACCAGGCCGATGATGGTCCGCTCCGACCAACGGCGGTTGGAGAGGGAGCGCAGGACGAGCAGGGGGTGCTTCGCGGCGTTCGCGAGCCAGCCCATGACCCTCGACGAGCCTTCCGCGTACGGCACTTGGAGGATCGAGAGGCCGCCCATCGAGTTGGAGCCCTTGCCGTAGCGGACCGGCTCGATGTGGGTGTTCTCGTCCGGGTGGATGGAGGACGTGATGGCGACACCCCGGGTGAAGTCGACCTTGGGCGTGCCGGTGGCCTTGCGGTAGCGGCGGTTGTCGGTCTGGGCGCCCACCAGGGCCTCGGAGTTGGTGCGGGTGAGCTCGCCCAGCTTCTCCGAGATGTACGGCAGCTGTCCGCCCGCCTTCATGCGGTGCAGGAGGGTCTGGGTGCCGTAGGTGCCGGCGGCGAGGACGACCTGGCGGGCCTTGAAGGTGCGGCCCTTGGCCTTGCGGTCGTCGGTGGGGAGGGTCGCGACCGCGTAGCCGCCCTGGGAGTCGTCGGTGACCGAGACGACGGTGGTGAGGGGGTGGACCACCGCGCCCGCCTTCTCGGCGAGGTGGAGGTAGTTCTCGTTGAGGGTGTTCTTGGCGCCGTGCCGGCAGCCGGTCATGCACTCGCCGCACTCCACGCACGCCTTGCGGGAGGGGCCGGCGCCACCGAAGTACGGGTCCTCGACCTGCTGGCCGGGGGCTGCCTTGCGCGTGCCGTCCGCGTCCTCGCCGTCGCCGAAGAAGACGCCGACCGGGGCCATGTGGAAGGTGTCGCCGACGCCCATCCGTTCGGCGGCCGCCTTGAGGTGGACGTCGGAGGGGGTCATCGTCGGGTTGAGCCGGACGCCGAGCATGCGGCGGGCCTGGTCGTAGTACGGCTTGAGCTCCTCCTGCCAGTCGGTGATGTCACGCCACTGGGGGTCCTCGAAGAAGGGCTTCGGGGGGACGTAGAGGGTGTTGGCGTAGTTGAGGGAACCGCCGCCGACGCCCGCGCCCGCGAGGACCATGACATTGCCGAGCAGGTGGATGCGCTGGATGCCGTACATGCCGAGCTTGGGGGCCCAGAGGTAGTTCTTCAGGTCCCAGGAGTTCCTGGGCAGGGTCTCGCGGGTGAAGCGGCGGCCGGCTTCCAGGACACCTACGCGGTAGCCCTTCTCCGTGAGGCGCAGGGCGGTGACGCTGCCGCCGAAGCCGGAGCCGACGACTATGACGTCGTAATCGTAGGTGTCCTGGGGCACGTGCTCTCCTCGTTGAGAACGTTCGTCTGGGGCGGGTGCTCCTACTTGAAGCGGAAGGCCTTCATCACCTTCAGGCTCCGGCTCATGAACGCCGCGTACTTCTCGTCGTCCATGCCCAGGGAGGGCGCCATCGGCAGGAGCCGCTGCTGGGCGATCGTCTGGGCCTCGGTGTACTTGAGGATGCCCTCGGAGCCGTGGCGGCGGCCGAGGCCGGAGTCCTTCATGCCGCCCATCGGGGACTGGACGCTGCCGTAGGCGGAGGCGTAGCCCTCGTTGACGTTGACGGTGCCGGCGCGCACCCGGGAGGCGACCTCGCGGCCGCGCTTGCCGTCCTTCGTCCACACCGAGGAATTCAGGCCGTACGGCGTGGAGTTGGCGAGCTCGATCGCCTCGTCCTCGGTCTTGAAGCGGTAGATGGAGACGACGGGGCCGAAGGTCTCCTCGGCGCACACGGCCATCGGCTCGGTGACGCCGTCGAGGATGGTCGGCTCGAAGAAGTACGGGCCGATGTCGGGGCGGGCGACGCCACCGGCGACGAGCTCGGCGCCCTTCGCGACGGCCTCCTCGACGTGCCGGGTGACCGTCTCCAGCTGGCGTTCGCCGACCAGGGAGCCCATGTCGGCGCCGTAGGCGAGGGACGTGCCGAGCCGCATGGCCCGGGTGCGGGCGGCGAAGCGCTCCAGGAAGGCGTCCGCGATGGACTCGTGGACGTACAACCGCTCGATGGAGATGCAGAGTTGGCCGGCGGAGGAGAAGCAGGCGCGGACGGCTCCGGCGGCGGCCTTCTCGATGTCGGCGTCCTCGAGGACCAGCATGGCGTTCTTGCCGCCGAGTTCGAGGGAGACCCCGACCAGGCGGGCGGCGGCGCCCTGGGCGACCTCGCGGCCGGTGCGGGTGGAGCCGGTGAAGGAGACGTAGTCGGCGTGCTTGACGACCTCGGGGCCGACGACCGGACCGTCGCCGAGGACGACCTGGAAGACCTCGGCGGGAAGTCCGGCCTCGATCAGCAGGTCACGGGCCCACAGGGCGGTCAGGCAGGTCTCGGTGTCGGGCTTCATCACGACCGCGTTGCCCGCGACGAAGGCGGGGAGCGCGTCGCCGACGGACAGTTCGAGCGGGTAGTTCCAGGGGGCTATCTGGCCGACGACCCCGCGCGGGTGGCGCAGTTCGGTGACCTTGGTGAGGGTGGGCACGGCACCGGTGTGGCGCTTGGGCCTGAGGTAGGCGGGGGCCTTGCGGCCGTAGTGCCGGGCCGCGACCGCGACGGCCTGCACCTCCTCGTGGGCGTGCAGGCGGGCCTTGCCGGTCTCCAGCTGGATGAGGTCGAGGACCTCGGCCTGGCGCTCCAGGACCAGGTCGTGGAAGCGCAGCAGGACGGCCGCGCGCTGCCGCACCGGCGTGCGCTCCCACACCGCTTGCGCCGCGCGGGCCGTCTCGTAGGCCTTCGCCACGTCCTCGGGGGTGGACTCGGGCAGGTCGGCCAGCTTCTCGCCGGTGAACGGCGTGTGGTTCGCGGTACGACCGGAGCCGACGACACCCTTGGTGAGCTGGGCGACCAGCTCCGGGGTGACCACGTCGGCCGCGGTGCGGGCGCCCTCAGGGGCGGGGGCGAGGGGGTTGGTGCCGGTCTTGGCCGGGGCCTGCGCGTCCGTCATGAGCCGCAGGATATTCGGGACGGGGGGCTTTGGGTACCCGTCAGTAACGGGCGTTCACGGAGTACGCACACTTCGCCAGTGATGACTGGCAGGGAATGTGCTGATCAGGGCATTGGGGGGCGATGATCAGCACCGCTCAGCCGCGCTCCGGTTTTTTCTGGAGGAGCAGGCCGAAGGCGGAGAGGGCGGTGAGACGGCGGGGCTGGGGGTCGGGCCCGTGATGGGGGGCGGTCGGCGGAGCGGCGGATGCGGTGTCCGCCGTCGCGGCGTGCGCACCGGAGCCCAGGAGCGCGGGATCCGACGGGGCGGCTTGCGCGCCGGAGCCCACGAGCGCGGGATCCGGCGTCGCGGCCGTCGCTGCGTGCGCACCGGCGTCCGGTACGGCGTCCGCCCCCGCGGCCGGCGCCTCGGAGCCCGCCCGCCGCGCTGCCACGGCCCACCCCGGCACACGCGCCCCCGCGACCTCGGCCAGTGTCCGGGCGACCTCCTCCGCCAGGGGCCGCTGCTGCGGCTCGGGCACGAGGAGGCGCTCCAGCAGGGTCCCCAGCGGACCGGGCCGGGTGTCCGCCACGGCCACCCGGAGCACGGCCCCCAACGACCACAGGTCGGAAGCGGGCCCGGCGCCGGGCCCGGACGCGCACTCCGGGGCGACGAACCCGGCGGAGGTCTCCCGGGCACCGGCGTGCCCGGCGCCGCCGATCCCGAAGTCGGTGACGACGACGCGTCCACTGCCCGCTTCGAGGAGGACGTTGGCCGGCTTGAGGTCCCGGTGGACGATGCCGACCCCGTGGGCGGCGTGCAGCGCGCCCAGGACGGCGAGCCCGATCCGGGCCGCCTCCGCGTCGGACAGCGGCCCGCGCCCCGCGAGAGCGGCGTCCAGCGGCTCGCCCTCCACCAACTCCATGACGATCCAGGGCAGTTCGTCCTCGAGGAGTACGTCGTGAATGGCGACGGCCGACGGATGGTCGACCCACGCCGCGGCGCGCGCCTCGTGCGGCAGCCGGTGCACGGCCCGCCGCCGCTCCTCGTCCTCCGGATCACCGGTCAGACGCGGCTCCTTGACGGCGACGTACCGGTCGTCCTGTTCGTCGTGAGCCCGCCACACCGTGCCGCTCGGCCCGGCCCCGACCCGCTCGACGAGCCGGTACCGCCCACCGATCAGACGTCCGCCGGACGGGAGTTCGCCGTCTTCACTCATGGCACATGAGTACCGTGCGGGTCATGCCCTTGTCTAAGCGGCGGGCTCAGCGACCCTGATCCGGCCACCGCAGCCGGATCAGGGGGTCGGTGGACAGAGGATCGGCGGGCATCCGGACGACGGTCCCCTGAAAGGTGTCGTAGGGCCACTCCTCGGTGCTGTCGGGTTCCGCGCCGAGGCCTGTCACGAAGCCGCGCAGGATCCACCCCGGGCCGTCGTGGCCCAGCACCCGCACGGTCTGACGGTCCTTGCCGGGAGGTCCCTGGATCCGTACGACGGCCTGGAGTTCGGGCCCCGCGGGGCCAACGCGCTCCTCCGCGGAACCGCCCCGGCTGCGCATCGTACGGGCCAGATCCGCACGGACGGTCGCCCAGGAGGTGTCCCCGAGCGCACGGAACGCCTGGAGCTGGATCGCGGTCCGGCCACGCATGAGGGTGACACCGGCGAGGGAGCCGTCTTTGCGCGACCGCATCAGCTCGATCTTCAGGCCGGGCTCCGTCGGCACCAACAGGCCACCGAGATCGGTCAGTTCGACATCACGGGGCCGACGGTCGTCGCTCTCGTCCCACGGTCCGACGGCAAGACAGCTCTCCTCCGCTGCCTCCAGCAGGGCGTCCACCGCTTCCTCGGACAGCGATTCCTCGGCGATCAAGGAGGCCAGCAGCTCCAGCAGACGGTCGAGGGTGATGAGGTCGCGGCGAGAGGCCTCGGGAGCCGCCGCTGGGTCCCGCAGCAGGGTCCTGATCATCAGCCGGGCGTCCTCCGCGTCCAGTCCGGGCACCGGACGGCCGAGGTCGGTCCGGCCGTCCTCCTGCCGCAGTGCGAGGACCACCTGCACGGCGACGAGCAGCACCCGGCCCGGCGTCGTCCGGTCCCACACGTCGAACTCGGCACGCGCCACGCTCTCCGGCGTGAGGAACCCGTCCCGCACGTACTGCGCGACGACGGCCTGCGCCGCCCTGCCCGCCTCGCCCATGCCACCGACCGGGCGCCCGGCCCCGTCGCCGTCGGCCATCGGCCCGAATCCGCTCAGAGCCGGTCCACCCCCAGATTCGCGATGGCCGTCCGCGCCACCTCACGCCCCCGGGCGGTGAAGTCGCCCTTGCCCGGATAGCTGACGGTGAGTTTGTACATGTCGCCGCCGGTGGTGCGGTAGTAGAAGATCTGGAGTTCGCGAGGGCGGGGGTTCTGGCTGTCGGTGGTGGTGTAGGTGACGGTGTTCCCGGCGGCCTTGGCGCCCTGGTAGGTCTTCTCCTCGGGCCGGGTCCTCGCTGTGTCCGGCATGCTGAGGTCGTAGTCGCCGCTCTCCTTGAACCGGCTGTCGTCGTCGTACATCTCGGCCGCCGCGGACCCCGCGATGTCGTGCGCGGTGTCCTCGGCCTTCCGGTCCAGGCTCAGGCCGATCCAGATTGCGCCGCTGTAGTCGGAGTACGTGATCCAGTGGGTCTTGTCCGTCTTCCGGTCGGGCGTGGTGGGCTGGTAGCCGGCCGGCACCGCCAGCGTCGCGGCCACGTCCTTGGTGTGCTTCTTCGTCCAGCCGTCCGGGAGCGGTCCCGCGAAGGGGTCCGCGATCACCAGATACGCCGCCACCGCGGCCGCTACGACCGCCGCCCCGAGCCCGAGCAGCGTCTTGCGGCCCAGCCGCAGGCCGCCGCCCGCCGGGACCTCCACGGTCCGCACGATCTCCGTGGGCTCCGGGGCCGGTGGGTTGGCGGTGGCCTCCAGGAGCGCCCTGACCTGCGTGGCGGTCGGGCGGCGCGCCGGGTCCTTCTGAAGGAGGCCGTTGATGGCGTCGGCGAGCGGGCCGGGCGCGGCGGCGGGCGGTGCGGGCATGGCGTTGAGGACGGACTGGAGGGTGGCCGGGGTGTTGCTGCGGCGGAACGGCGAGACGCCCTCCGTCGCCGCGTACAGGACCACGCCGAGCGACCAGAGGTCGGAGGCGGGTCCGGGGCGCTGGCCCAGCACCCGCTCCGGGGCGATGTACTCGGGCGAGCCGACGAAGCCGCCGGTGTCGGTCAGGTTGGTCTCGCCCTCGATCTGGGCGATGCCGAAGTCGGTGAGGACGACCCGGTCGTGGCGGCCGAGCAGGATGTTGTCCGGTTTCACATCCCTGTGCAGGATGCCCGCCGCGTGCGCGGCCTCCAGCGCGCCGAGCACCTCCAGGCCGATTCTCGCCGCTTCACGGGCCCCGAGGGTGCCTTCCTGCAAGGCGTCGCCCAGCGAGCGCCCCCGCACCAGCTCCATCACGATCCACGGCCGGCCGTCCACGACCGCCACGTCGTGCACGTTCACGACGGAGGGGTGGTCCAGCCGGGCCGCCGCGCGTGCCTCGCGCCGCATGCGCTCGAAGGCGTTCCCTCGTTCGCGTTCGGGAAGGTGGTCCGGGACGCGGGGTTCCTTGACGGCCACCTCACGGTCCACGGTCTCGTCCTGGGCCCGCCACACCGTGCCCATCCCGCCGTGCCCGAGTTTGGCGAGCAACCGGTAGCGGCCGGCTATGAGGCGCCCCGCACCCGACTCCGGCTGAGGAGGCCTGGGTGGTTGCAGAACGTAACTCGTCGTCTCGTCGGACTCGTGGCCGACTCCCCCGCTGCTGCTCATGGGTTCATCCATATCGCGCCAGGCACGCGCGCATCCAGAGGGGACGCATTCCGGTCACACACCCGTGACGTATCCCTACGTCACCGTGAAGGTGTCGACGGCCACGTCGAAGTACTCCTTCGCCTCCCGCACCTTGCCGACCGGCGCGGAGACCCACACGTCGTACAGCCGCCCGTTCTCCTCCCAGCACACGTCGTAGGTGTGCCGGGCGCCCTCGGCCGCGCTGAAGCCGTCCCAGGTGAACTCCCAGAGGGCGGCGGGGTGTCCGCGGTGCGTGACCGAGGTGACCCGGCCGGCCCGGTAACCGGGGTTGCTGTCCGGCCCCTTGGCGGCCGCGCGGCGCATCACGCCCAGCGGCCCGCCCGGTTGGGGCTCGGTGACCTTGACGCCGAGCCGGAAGGTCTCCCCGGGCGACAGGTAGAAGACGCGCTCGCCCTGCGGCTCACGGGTGAACCCGTCCGGCACGGCGAGCGCGAACCCGGCGGGGTCCTCGGCGACCCGGTAGCCGGAGGGGGCGGAGGGGAGCGTCACCGCGGGCGGCCTGGCGGAAGGGCTCGTGGGCGCTGTCGGCGAGGTGCCCGCCGACGTGCGCGGAGTGGTGCCGACCGGTGTCCCGGGCGCCGAACTGCTCGTCGTGGTACGGCCCTCCCCGCCCCGGTGCGTCAGCAGTACCGCCGCCGACACCCCCGCCCCCGCCAGCGCGGCGACCAGCAGCGCCGCCATGAGCACGCCCCGCCTCGACCGCGCCCGGACTCCGGCCCCGCCGCTCGCCGACGACGCCGGGGATCGCCGTAGCGAGGAATCCCGCTGCTCCTGGGACCGCCGTGGCGAAGCATCCCGCTGCTCCTGGGACCGCTGCGGCGAGGAATCCCGCCGCTCCTGGGACCGCCGTGCCGAAGCGGCGCGCTGTGCCGGGGACCGCCGTAGCGGAAGGTCGCGCTCGGTCGGTGTGTACGGGCGTTCGGGCGTCCGGCGCGGCGGGGTACGGCCCGTCTCCAGGAACGCCCGCAGCATCCGCTCCGCCTCCACCGCGTCCAGGCGCCGCTCGGGATCGCGCTCCAGCAGCCCCCGTATGACGGGAAGGAGCGGCGCGGCCTGCGCGGGCGGCCGGATCTCGTCGATGACGACGGCGTGCAGGATGCCGCCCAACGAGTCGCGGCGGAACGGGGATTCGCCGCTGAGGGCCGTGCAGAGCAGCGCGCCCAGCGACCACAGGTCGGCCTCGGGACCGGTCCTGGTCCCGGACATCCTCTCCGGCGCCGTGTACTCGGGCGAGCCGACGAAGGAGCCGGTCTCGGTGAGCGTGGTGGCGCCCGCGACCTGGGCGATGCCGAAGTCGGTGAGGACGACCCGGCCGGTGCCGGACTCGACGAGGACGTTGGCGGGCTTGATGTCGCGGTGCAGCACCCCGGCCTGGTGCGCGGAGCGCAACGCGCTCAGCAGGTCGGCGCCGATCCGGGCGGCCTCGCGGGCGTCGACGGGCCCGTCGGCGGAGATCCGCTCGGCGAGGGAGCCGCCGTCGATCAACTCCATGACGATGTACGGCCGTTCGTCCTGCTCGACGACGTCGTGCACG
Above is a window of Streptomyces griseorubiginosus DNA encoding:
- a CDS encoding succinic semialdehyde dehydrogenase — its product is MTDAQAPAKTGTNPLAPAPEGARTAADVVTPELVAQLTKGVVGSGRTANHTPFTGEKLADLPESTPEDVAKAYETARAAQAVWERTPVRQRAAVLLRFHDLVLERQAEVLDLIQLETGKARLHAHEEVQAVAVAARHYGRKAPAYLRPKRHTGAVPTLTKVTELRHPRGVVGQIAPWNYPLELSVGDALPAFVAGNAVVMKPDTETCLTALWARDLLIEAGLPAEVFQVVLGDGPVVGPEVVKHADYVSFTGSTRTGREVAQGAAARLVGVSLELGGKNAMLVLEDADIEKAAAGAVRACFSSAGQLCISIERLYVHESIADAFLERFAARTRAMRLGTSLAYGADMGSLVGERQLETVTRHVEEAVAKGAELVAGGVARPDIGPYFFEPTILDGVTEPMAVCAEETFGPVVSIYRFKTEDEAIELANSTPYGLNSSVWTKDGKRGREVASRVRAGTVNVNEGYASAYGSVQSPMGGMKDSGLGRRHGSEGILKYTEAQTIAQQRLLPMAPSLGMDDEKYAAFMSRSLKVMKAFRFK
- a CDS encoding serine/threonine-protein kinase — its product is MSEDGELPSGGRLIGGRYRLVERVGAGPSGTVWRAHDEQDDRYVAVKEPRLTGDPEDEERRRAVHRLPHEARAAAWVDHPSAVAIHDVLLEDELPWIVMELVEGEPLDAALAGRGPLSDAEAARIGLAVLGALHAAHGVGIVHRDLKPANVLLEAGSGRVVVTDFGIGGAGHAGARETSAGFVAPECASGPGAGPASDLWSLGAVLRVAVADTRPGPLGTLLERLLVPEPQQRPLAEEVARTLAEVAGARVPGWAVAARRAGSEAPAAGADAVPDAGAHAATAATPDPALVGSGAQAAPSDPALLGSGAHAATADTASAAPPTAPHHGPDPQPRRLTALSAFGLLLQKKPERG
- a CDS encoding GMC family oxidoreductase, which codes for MPQDTYDYDVIVVGSGFGGSVTALRLTEKGYRVGVLEAGRRFTRETLPRNSWDLKNYLWAPKLGMYGIQRIHLLGNVMVLAGAGVGGGSLNYANTLYVPPKPFFEDPQWRDITDWQEELKPYYDQARRMLGVRLNPTMTPSDVHLKAAAERMGVGDTFHMAPVGVFFGDGEDADGTRKAAPGQQVEDPYFGGAGPSRKACVECGECMTGCRHGAKNTLNENYLHLAEKAGAVVHPLTTVVSVTDDSQGGYAVATLPTDDRKAKGRTFKARQVVLAAGTYGTQTLLHRMKAGGQLPYISEKLGELTRTNSEALVGAQTDNRRYRKATGTPKVDFTRGVAITSSIHPDENTHIEPVRYGKGSNSMGGLSILQVPYAEGSSRVMGWLANAAKHPLLVLRSLSNRRWSERTIIGLVMQSLDNSLTTYLKPDGVGKGLLTARQGHGAPNPKQIKAASEAASAVAADINGFAGSNVGELMGTPLTAHFLGGCAIGSSRETGVIDPYHRLYGHPGISVVDGAAVSANLGVNPSLTITAQAERAMSFWPNKGEQDPRPAQGEAYERLNPVEPKSPAVPAEAFGALKLPFLGIPAVPKKS
- a CDS encoding serine/threonine-protein kinase, which encodes MSSSGGVGHESDETTSYVLQPPRPPQPESGAGRLIAGRYRLLAKLGHGGMGTVWRAQDETVDREVAVKEPRVPDHLPERERGNAFERMRREARAAARLDHPSVVNVHDVAVVDGRPWIVMELVRGRSLGDALQEGTLGAREAARIGLEVLGALEAAHAAGILHRDVKPDNILLGRHDRVVLTDFGIAQIEGETNLTDTGGFVGSPEYIAPERVLGQRPGPASDLWSLGVVLYAATEGVSPFRRSNTPATLQSVLNAMPAPPAAAPGPLADAINGLLQKDPARRPTATQVRALLEATANPPAPEPTEIVRTVEVPAGGGLRLGRKTLLGLGAAVVAAAVAAYLVIADPFAGPLPDGWTKKHTKDVAATLAVPAGYQPTTPDRKTDKTHWITYSDYSGAIWIGLSLDRKAEDTAHDIAGSAAAEMYDDDSRFKESGDYDLSMPDTARTRPEEKTYQGAKAAGNTVTYTTTDSQNPRPRELQIFYYRTTGGDMYKLTVSYPGKGDFTARGREVARTAIANLGVDRL
- a CDS encoding serine/threonine-protein kinase produces the protein MGTEGDTFRVIASRYRLEARIGRGGMGVVWRATDQLLGRQVAVKEIPLDETLSAEDARLQRDRTLREAGAVARLRHPHIIVVHDVVEQDERPYIVMELIDGGSLAERISADGPVDAREAARIGADLLSALRSAHQAGVLHRDIKPANVLVESGTGRVVLTDFGIAQVAGATTLTETGSFVGSPEYTAPERMSGTRTGPEADLWSLGALLCTALSGESPFRRDSLGGILHAVVIDEIRPPAQAAPLLPVIRGLLERDPERRLDAVEAERMLRAFLETGRTPPRRTPERPYTPTERDLPLRRSPAQRAASARRSQERRDSSPQRSQEQRDASPRRSQEQRDSSLRRSPASSASGGAGVRARSRRGVLMAALLVAALAGAGVSAAVLLTHRGGEGRTTTSSSAPGTPVGTTPRTSAGTSPTAPTSPSARPPAVTLPSAPSGYRVAEDPAGFALAVPDGFTREPQGERVFYLSPGETFRLGVKVTEPQPGGPLGVMRRAAAKGPDSNPGYRAGRVTSVTHRGHPAALWEFTWDGFSAAEGARHTYDVCWEENGRLYDVWVSAPVGKVREAKEYFDVAVDTFTVT
- a CDS encoding DUF3710 domain-containing protein codes for the protein MADGDGAGRPVGGMGEAGRAAQAVVAQYVRDGFLTPESVARAEFDVWDRTTPGRVLLVAVQVVLALRQEDGRTDLGRPVPGLDAEDARLMIRTLLRDPAAAPEASRRDLITLDRLLELLASLIAEESLSEEAVDALLEAAEESCLAVGPWDESDDRRPRDVELTDLGGLLVPTEPGLKIELMRSRKDGSLAGVTLMRGRTAIQLQAFRALGDTSWATVRADLARTMRSRGGSAEERVGPAGPELQAVVRIQGPPGKDRQTVRVLGHDGPGWILRGFVTGLGAEPDSTEEWPYDTFQGTVVRMPADPLSTDPLIRLRWPDQGR